In Kitasatospora gansuensis, a genomic segment contains:
- a CDS encoding ABC transporter substrate-binding protein produces MNTPAAIGIGVLAPLSRPGWVEAGRHLLTGIELAVHEVNAAGGIHGRPLELTVRDTAADPQRAEAAIEELAALGVAAVVGEYHSVVARAATARADALGVPFLCSSAVLDSLTEHPTDLVARIAPAQSHSWRVYADFLLAAGHRHLAVAVDPSVYWSSGIAVLRSHLAPHGGTVTAWAAAELDPAALADSGATALLLLTGFPDRAVGLVRTLRHDARLAGLLIGAPAGQPEFAEWAELLGADGDAVPFLRYLPKRPTPRQALVEAQLRDRLASAPSFVAFEGHDTVTVLAEALRTHGTDRDRLAAAWPQLKVEGTRGTIRFSRVPGIGVHQWAWPPVQVAERDPAAPDGFRVLHTG; encoded by the coding sequence GTGAACACGCCCGCAGCCATCGGGATCGGCGTCCTCGCCCCGCTCTCCCGCCCCGGCTGGGTCGAGGCCGGGCGGCACCTGCTCACCGGGATCGAACTGGCGGTCCATGAGGTGAACGCGGCCGGCGGCATCCACGGTCGTCCCCTGGAACTGACGGTCCGTGACACGGCCGCCGATCCGCAGCGGGCGGAGGCCGCGATCGAGGAGTTGGCCGCCCTCGGGGTGGCCGCCGTGGTCGGGGAGTACCACAGCGTCGTGGCCCGCGCCGCCACTGCCCGGGCCGACGCGCTCGGCGTGCCGTTCCTCTGCTCCTCGGCCGTGTTGGACTCGCTCACCGAGCACCCCACCGACCTGGTCGCCCGCATCGCGCCCGCCCAGTCGCACAGTTGGCGCGTCTACGCGGACTTCCTCCTCGCCGCCGGCCACCGGCACCTCGCCGTGGCGGTCGACCCCAGCGTCTACTGGAGCTCGGGCATCGCCGTCCTCCGCTCCCACCTCGCGCCCCACGGCGGCACCGTCACCGCGTGGGCCGCCGCCGAGCTCGACCCCGCCGCCCTCGCCGACAGCGGTGCGACCGCGCTCCTGCTCCTGACCGGCTTCCCCGACCGGGCGGTGGGGCTCGTCCGCACGCTCCGTCACGACGCCCGCCTCGCGGGGCTGTTGATCGGTGCCCCGGCCGGGCAGCCCGAGTTCGCCGAGTGGGCGGAGCTGCTGGGAGCGGACGGCGACGCGGTCCCGTTCCTGCGCTACCTGCCGAAGCGGCCCACCCCGCGGCAGGCCCTCGTCGAGGCGCAGCTGCGCGATCGACTGGCCTCCGCCCCCTCTTTCGTGGCCTTCGAGGGCCACGACACCGTCACCGTCCTGGCCGAGGCACTCCGCACCCACGGCACGGACCGCGACCGCCTCGCCGCGGCCTGGCCGCAGCTCAAGGTCGAAGGCACCCGGGGCACGATCCGCTTCTCCCGCGTGCCGGGAATCGGCGTCCACCAGTGGGCCTGGCCGCCGGTCCAGGTCGCCGAACGCGATCCGGCCGCCCCCGACGGCTTCCGCGTCCTCCACACCGGCTGA
- a CDS encoding SRPBCC family protein: MSGLFEASVEVDRPVEEVFAYLADGRHDPEFSPRVLEITKTPDDAPTAVGTVFRSTVKDAGMKTSREFRITGVEAPRTIRWSEQSKNLITAEGGYDLEPLPDSRTRVRIFNVLEGHGLGKVLLGPAVHAARKDAPDFGRRIKAAIERS; the protein is encoded by the coding sequence ATGTCCGGACTGTTCGAGGCCAGCGTCGAGGTCGACCGCCCGGTGGAGGAGGTCTTCGCGTACCTCGCCGACGGTCGCCACGACCCCGAGTTCAGCCCCCGGGTCCTGGAGATCACGAAGACTCCGGACGACGCCCCGACCGCAGTCGGCACGGTCTTCCGCAGCACCGTGAAGGACGCCGGGATGAAGACCTCCCGTGAGTTCCGCATCACCGGTGTGGAGGCGCCGCGCACCATCCGTTGGAGCGAGCAGAGCAAGAACCTCATCACCGCCGAAGGCGGCTACGACCTCGAACCGCTGCCGGACAGCCGTACCCGGGTCCGGATCTTCAACGTGCTCGAAGGCCACGGCCTCGGCAAGGTGCTGCTCGGCCCGGCCGTGCACGCGGCCCGCAAGGACGCTCCCGACTTCGGCCGCCGGATCAAGGCAGCCATCGAGCGGTCCTGA
- a CDS encoding alpha/beta hydrolase, with the protein MNRQMVAANPLPSPIEVGSVQDATVAGPAGAVPVRVYRPSNAGPTPTVVFFHGGGWVTGDLDTHDDVCRRICRDVRAVVVAVHYRRVPEDHFPAAMQDCLAVARHVADHIDDYGAMPERLALAGDSAGAHEAAVVALTFRDEGRPLAAQLLAYPPTDFTRDYPSITENAEGYFLTKDLLHEFRTGYAGDDPQTRRNWQVSPLLADHSGLAPAIIATAQYDPLRDEGHAYAEALQQAGVDVFYRNYDGVIHAFLNLFGLSPAAEQATSELLTELSKRLA; encoded by the coding sequence GTGAACCGCCAGATGGTGGCGGCCAACCCACTGCCGTCCCCGATCGAGGTCGGCTCGGTGCAGGATGCCACGGTGGCTGGCCCGGCCGGTGCGGTTCCGGTCCGGGTCTACCGTCCCTCGAACGCGGGCCCGACGCCTACCGTGGTGTTCTTCCACGGCGGTGGCTGGGTGACCGGGGACCTGGACACCCACGACGACGTCTGCCGCAGGATCTGCCGCGACGTGCGGGCCGTCGTCGTGGCCGTGCACTACCGCCGTGTCCCCGAAGACCACTTCCCCGCCGCCATGCAGGACTGCCTGGCCGTGGCCCGCCACGTCGCCGACCACATCGACGACTACGGCGCCATGCCCGAACGCCTGGCCCTGGCCGGGGACAGCGCGGGCGCCCACGAAGCCGCCGTCGTCGCGCTGACCTTCCGCGACGAAGGCCGACCACTGGCCGCCCAACTACTGGCCTACCCGCCGACCGACTTCACCCGCGACTACCCCTCCATCACCGAGAACGCCGAGGGGTACTTCCTCACCAAGGACCTGCTGCACGAGTTCCGGACCGGATACGCGGGCGATGACCCCCAGACGCGCCGCAACTGGCAGGTGTCCCCGCTGCTGGCCGATCACAGCGGCCTGGCCCCGGCAATCATCGCAACCGCACAGTACGACCCGCTGCGCGACGAAGGCCACGCCTACGCCGAAGCCCTGCAGCAGGCCGGGGTTGACGTGTTCTACCGCAACTACGACGGCGTGATCCACGCCTTCCTCAACCTCTTCGGACTCTCCCCCGCCGCCGAACAAGCCACCAGCGAGCTGCTCACCGAACTGTCAAAACGGCTCGCCTAG
- a CDS encoding three-helix bundle dimerization domain-containing protein, with protein sequence MDQDELRNRTKATALQATGRRLHLRFDAATGPGAVEGALTEARSHFDGSRVRTFIPILVERRAADTLERIGAARADRKGRGPG encoded by the coding sequence ATGGACCAGGACGAGTTGCGCAACCGAACCAAGGCCACCGCACTGCAAGCGACAGGACGGCGACTGCACCTGCGATTTGACGCCGCTACGGGCCCCGGTGCCGTCGAGGGAGCGTTGACCGAGGCTCGGTCCCATTTCGACGGCAGCAGGGTGCGGACCTTCATCCCGATCCTGGTCGAGCGCCGAGCCGCCGACACCCTCGAACGCATCGGCGCTGCCCGAGCGGACAGGAAAGGCCGGGGGCCGGGGTAG
- a CDS encoding DUF1330 domain-containing protein — protein sequence MAKGYWVSVYPAISDPDGLTAYNTLAGPAVRAAGGRTLSRGGRVVAHEAGITQRVVLVEFDSFEQAVAAYESEAYRKALVALPDGVERDFRIIEGID from the coding sequence ATGGCCAAGGGCTACTGGGTCAGTGTCTACCCCGCCATTTCCGACCCTGACGGGCTGACTGCCTACAACACGCTGGCCGGTCCGGCTGTCCGGGCTGCGGGTGGGCGCACCTTGTCCCGTGGCGGTCGAGTCGTCGCCCACGAGGCCGGAATCACGCAACGCGTCGTTCTGGTCGAGTTCGACAGCTTTGAACAGGCCGTCGCGGCATACGAGAGCGAGGCGTACCGGAAGGCGCTGGTGGCCCTCCCCGACGGCGTCGAGCGCGACTTCCGCATCATCGAAGGCATCGACTGA
- a CDS encoding LysR substrate-binding domain-containing protein — MAPDTVSLRYFLVLAQELNFTRAAARIGIAQPALSARIRRLEAELGTALLLRNTRSVELTTAGAALAESAPPALAALDRAWDTARSAATGELGTLRIGYSLSTGAETTPALVDRLIRDNNGLEVSAVPMATPEISPAVADGRIDAGITRGEQPGRGVRRFLLRRTRIGVQLAQHHPLAEHPEIEIADAAAYPLRLPDRAANPVIHDQLSALFRDARPHPRFHTLAVSFDMSQRDLRDGVTLAPAGETAATAQPAGLTWRPLRGAPSLTFHLVLPREQSPLHRRIRAVAKTLAHELHWLPN; from the coding sequence GTGGCGCCGGACACGGTGAGCCTGCGCTACTTCCTGGTGCTCGCACAGGAGTTGAACTTCACCCGCGCGGCCGCACGGATCGGCATCGCACAGCCCGCACTCAGCGCCCGGATCCGCCGACTGGAGGCGGAACTCGGTACGGCCCTGCTGCTCCGCAACACCCGCAGCGTCGAATTGACCACGGCCGGTGCGGCTTTGGCGGAGTCCGCACCACCCGCACTGGCAGCACTGGACCGGGCGTGGGACACCGCCCGGAGCGCGGCAACCGGTGAACTGGGCACGCTGCGCATCGGATACAGCCTCAGCACCGGGGCCGAGACGACACCGGCCCTGGTGGACAGGCTGATTCGCGACAACAACGGACTCGAGGTCAGCGCGGTCCCGATGGCGACACCGGAGATCTCCCCCGCGGTCGCCGACGGCCGCATCGACGCCGGGATCACCCGCGGTGAACAACCGGGCCGTGGCGTACGCCGGTTCCTGCTGCGGCGTACGCGCATCGGGGTCCAACTGGCGCAGCACCATCCGCTCGCCGAACACCCGGAGATCGAGATCGCCGACGCGGCCGCGTATCCGCTGCGACTCCCGGACCGTGCGGCCAACCCCGTGATCCACGATCAGCTGTCCGCGCTGTTCCGAGACGCCCGACCACATCCCCGATTCCACACGCTCGCAGTCTCTTTCGACATGTCTCAGCGCGACCTGCGCGACGGGGTCACCCTCGCCCCGGCCGGAGAAACCGCGGCCACGGCACAACCGGCCGGTCTCACCTGGCGACCGCTGCGAGGCGCGCCCAGCCTGACGTTCCACCTGGTCCTCCCACGCGAGCAGTCGCCACTGCACCGCCGCATCCGCGCCGTCGCCAAAACCCTGGCGCACGAGCTGCACTGGCTGCCGAACTGA
- a CDS encoding HD domain-containing protein — translation MDTEDRILPMLPQTPVARAAVELVRSSESEPVANHSIRSYVFATLLAEHEGLAAGTDFDAELLFHSCVLHDLGASPSAPGRARFEVEGADMAARFLTEHGYGADRTDPVWEAIALHTSDGIAERRGVLAYLTRRGIGMDFGFGTEFLTDAQGEALHGRYPRLDMTTVLVDDIVRQAARSPQAGARYTLPGEFLRERGEPGAVTALELAARASRWGS, via the coding sequence ATGGACACCGAAGACCGCATCCTGCCGATGCTCCCGCAAACTCCCGTCGCCCGTGCCGCCGTCGAGCTCGTCCGGTCGAGCGAGAGCGAACCCGTCGCCAACCACAGCATCCGCAGTTACGTGTTCGCCACGCTGCTGGCCGAACACGAGGGGCTGGCGGCCGGCACCGACTTCGACGCCGAACTCCTCTTCCACTCCTGCGTCCTGCACGATCTCGGTGCCTCGCCGTCGGCGCCGGGCCGGGCACGCTTCGAGGTCGAAGGCGCCGACATGGCCGCCCGCTTCCTCACCGAGCACGGCTACGGTGCCGACCGGACCGACCCGGTCTGGGAGGCGATCGCCCTGCACACCTCGGACGGCATCGCCGAACGCCGGGGCGTACTGGCCTACCTCACCCGCCGGGGCATCGGCATGGACTTCGGCTTCGGCACCGAATTCCTCACCGACGCCCAGGGCGAGGCACTCCACGGTCGATACCCGAGGCTGGACATGACCACCGTGCTGGTCGACGACATCGTCCGCCAGGCCGCCCGCTCCCCACAGGCCGGTGCCCGCTACACCCTCCCGGGCGAGTTCCTCCGCGAGCGCGGCGAGCCCGGCGCCGTCACCGCCCTCGAACTCGCGGCGCGGGCCTCCCGCTGGGGCTCCTGA
- a CDS encoding GlxA family transcriptional regulator: MTDRAAGEAHHVVVVALENVLALDLGIPWQIFGSWPDGPYTLSVCAERPGPVQVHGGPALSVAHGLDRLTSADTVIVPGYLEPAAPSAEVTDALAEAAARGTRIASICTGAFALAGAGLLDGRRATTHWLYARELARRYPRVTVVPEDLYIDEGQVLTSGGVSSGLDLCLHLIRRDHGPRLANRQARMLVAAPHRTGGQAQFIDLPVRPEPSAIPTLYDWALRNLHQPLTVDQLARRAGLSRRTLIRRFHTDTGQPPMRWLLDARLARARELLASGDLTVEAVARRCGLGTPANFRALFKAHVGVPPRTYRETFNSNAVKGR, from the coding sequence ATGACGGATCGGGCTGCGGGCGAGGCACACCACGTGGTCGTGGTCGCCCTCGAGAACGTCCTCGCCCTGGACCTCGGGATCCCCTGGCAGATCTTCGGGAGCTGGCCGGACGGCCCGTACACGCTCTCGGTCTGCGCCGAACGGCCCGGCCCCGTCCAGGTGCACGGCGGCCCCGCACTGTCCGTCGCGCATGGTCTGGACCGCCTGACGTCCGCCGACACCGTGATCGTCCCCGGCTACCTGGAGCCGGCCGCGCCCAGCGCCGAGGTGACCGACGCACTGGCGGAGGCAGCGGCCCGCGGCACCCGCATCGCGTCCATCTGCACCGGTGCGTTCGCCCTCGCCGGCGCCGGCCTGCTCGACGGCCGCCGGGCCACCACGCACTGGCTGTACGCACGGGAGCTGGCCAGGCGGTACCCCCGGGTGACGGTCGTGCCCGAGGATCTGTACATCGACGAGGGCCAGGTCCTCACCTCGGGCGGCGTGTCCTCCGGCCTGGACCTGTGCCTCCACCTCATCCGCCGCGACCACGGCCCGCGCCTGGCGAACCGGCAGGCCCGCATGCTGGTGGCCGCCCCGCACCGTACCGGCGGCCAGGCCCAGTTCATCGACCTGCCGGTGCGCCCCGAGCCGTCCGCCATCCCCACCCTGTACGACTGGGCCCTGCGCAACCTCCACCAACCGCTCACCGTCGACCAGTTGGCGCGCCGGGCCGGCCTGTCCCGCCGGACCCTGATCCGCCGCTTCCACACCGACACCGGCCAACCGCCCATGCGCTGGCTGCTCGACGCCCGGCTCGCCCGCGCCCGCGAACTCCTCGCATCCGGCGACCTCACGGTCGAAGCCGTCGCACGCCGCTGCGGACTGGGCACCCCGGCCAACTTCCGGGCCCTGTTCAAGGCGCACGTCGGGGTACCGCCGCGCACGTACCGCGAGACCTTCAACTCCAACGCCGTGAAAGGCCGTTGA
- a CDS encoding TetR/AcrR family transcriptional regulator, whose amino-acid sequence MGRRPQPDIKDRLLDACTDYALAHGLPDRLEPLATATGTSARMLIYHFGTRDALLRAVLQRARQRQLDTFGDLLRVRPDEPYTVTLGRAWTSITGLEGRPYLRMFGQLRESTDQRLWPGFRRTATTDWLGPLEDGLRSIGRPELATLVLAVIRGLLMDLDATADTARTDRAFHDFLTAVEQQSGGDRSAVHRSPEVAGGSTDTSTAGVSEAGECEPAGTA is encoded by the coding sequence ATGGGCAGACGACCGCAACCGGACATCAAGGACAGACTGCTCGACGCCTGCACCGACTACGCCCTCGCGCACGGCCTCCCCGACCGGCTCGAGCCACTGGCGACGGCCACCGGCACTTCGGCCCGCATGCTGATCTATCACTTCGGCACCCGGGACGCGCTGTTGCGGGCCGTCCTCCAACGCGCGCGGCAACGCCAGCTCGACACGTTCGGCGACCTCCTCCGGGTGCGGCCCGACGAGCCCTACACCGTCACCCTGGGTCGCGCCTGGACCTCGATCACCGGCTTGGAAGGGCGGCCGTACCTGCGGATGTTCGGCCAGCTGCGCGAGAGTACGGACCAACGACTGTGGCCCGGTTTCCGACGCACCGCCACGACCGACTGGCTCGGGCCGCTCGAGGACGGCCTGCGCAGCATCGGCCGACCGGAGCTGGCGACCCTCGTGCTGGCCGTCATCCGCGGTCTCCTCATGGACCTCGATGCCACCGCAGACACCGCCCGCACCGACCGCGCCTTCCACGACTTCCTCACCGCAGTCGAGCAGCAGTCCGGCGGCGACCGCTCAGCTGTCCACCGCTCCCCCGAAGTCGCGGGCGGCAGTACCGACACCAGCACGGCAGGGGTATCCGAGGCCGGTGAGTGCGAGCCGGCCGGAACGGCGTAG
- a CDS encoding alpha/beta fold hydrolase — protein sequence MRVVFVHGACVRDGSWWWHRTAELLRERGVPSVTPALPSCGETGLPGGVGGPGLTEDVAAVRQVLQAGDEPTVVVAHSYGGIVTAEAAAGIGAVRHLLLVSSYLPEVGQSLSDFGDGSPAPFLDVDPVAGTFGVRPELLVDTFLHDCDPEVQAQAADHLARQSVQVTGQPVAAAAWHQVPSTYLVCAQDRGTPPRLQREFARRAGNVVELGAGHHPFLSQPAAVRDLLLSL from the coding sequence ATGAGGGTCGTGTTCGTGCACGGGGCGTGCGTTCGGGACGGGTCGTGGTGGTGGCACCGCACCGCCGAACTGCTGCGGGAGCGAGGGGTGCCGAGCGTGACTCCGGCGCTGCCGAGCTGCGGTGAGACGGGACTGCCGGGCGGTGTCGGCGGTCCAGGGCTGACCGAGGATGTCGCCGCAGTGCGGCAGGTGCTGCAGGCCGGCGACGAGCCGACCGTCGTCGTCGCCCACAGCTACGGCGGGATCGTCACGGCTGAAGCCGCCGCGGGAATCGGGGCGGTGCGCCACCTGCTGCTGGTCTCCAGCTACCTGCCCGAGGTCGGGCAGAGCCTGTCCGACTTCGGGGACGGCAGCCCCGCCCCGTTCCTCGACGTCGACCCCGTCGCCGGCACGTTCGGGGTCCGCCCCGAGCTGCTCGTGGACACGTTCCTGCACGACTGCGACCCCGAGGTCCAGGCGCAGGCGGCGGACCACCTCGCCCGGCAGAGCGTGCAGGTGACCGGGCAGCCGGTCGCGGCGGCCGCCTGGCACCAGGTGCCCTCGACGTACCTCGTCTGCGCCCAGGACCGGGGGACCCCGCCGCGCCTGCAGCGCGAGTTCGCCCGCCGGGCCGGCAACGTCGTCGAGCTCGGCGCGGGCCACCACCCGTTCCTCTCCCAGCCGGCCGCGGTCCGGGATCTGCTGCTGAGCCTGTGA
- a CDS encoding M56 family metallopeptidase, whose translation MTWAIWAPLLAPWIVAPVARRLAQLMPPRQAALLLALTSAVTAALTGAALALLTAGALLHLPFVAAFGHLSPTLLPSGTLALTLGCAAVPACLVIMWAAARVTRRHRTRNLHGELLAAAHSRAGDVVVLADDGADAYALPGRPGTPGLVVVTSGMLGNLDHDERTVLLAHERAHLACRHHLLALASDLAACLHPALRSLREPLAYQSERWADEVAATTVGDRSLVARAVGRAALAASSAPTATRPSVAFAATAGPVPRRMASLLAPPVVAGPVARRVGTLLLVGLLISAAATAEATGDLHENIETAQAGVEHR comes from the coding sequence GTGACCTGGGCGATCTGGGCGCCCCTGCTCGCCCCCTGGATCGTCGCGCCGGTCGCCCGGCGCCTGGCCCAGCTCATGCCGCCCCGCCAAGCCGCGCTTCTCCTCGCACTCACCTCGGCGGTGACGGCCGCACTGACGGGTGCCGCGCTGGCACTGCTCACCGCCGGCGCACTGCTCCACCTGCCGTTCGTCGCTGCCTTCGGTCATCTGTCCCCCACCCTGCTGCCGTCCGGCACCCTCGCGCTCACGCTCGGCTGTGCCGCCGTCCCCGCATGCCTCGTGATCATGTGGGCAGCCGCGCGCGTAACTCGCCGCCACCGCACCCGGAACCTCCACGGCGAACTGCTCGCCGCCGCGCACTCCCGGGCGGGGGACGTGGTGGTGCTGGCCGACGACGGTGCGGACGCCTACGCCCTGCCGGGCCGGCCTGGCACGCCGGGGCTGGTAGTGGTCACCTCGGGCATGCTCGGCAACCTGGACCACGACGAGCGGACGGTCCTGCTGGCCCACGAACGCGCCCATCTCGCCTGCCGCCACCACCTTCTGGCGCTCGCCTCAGATCTCGCGGCCTGCCTGCATCCGGCGCTGCGCTCTCTCCGGGAGCCGCTCGCCTACCAATCGGAGCGGTGGGCGGACGAGGTCGCGGCGACCACCGTGGGAGACCGGTCCCTGGTGGCGCGGGCCGTGGGCAGGGCCGCGCTGGCTGCGTCCAGCGCTCCGACGGCCACCCGCCCGTCGGTGGCGTTCGCGGCCACCGCCGGACCGGTCCCGCGCCGGATGGCTTCCCTGCTCGCCCCGCCCGTAGTCGCGGGCCCTGTGGCCAGGCGCGTCGGAACACTCCTGCTCGTGGGCCTGCTGATATCCGCGGCAGCGACGGCCGAGGCGACCGGTGACCTGCACGAGAACATCGAGACCGCGCAAGCCGGCGTCGAACACCGCTGA
- a CDS encoding BlaI/MecI/CopY family transcriptional regulator, whose translation MAGGSEDPVNDPTRRQAGELEGAVLAALWASQRPLTAPELQRALPAGLARTTVATILARLHDKGTVRRTRQGRAFAYSPVVEDPAALSAQRMHTELDRGDDRSGTLARFISRLSSDDEDLVRALLASSAEPKEQR comes from the coding sequence ATGGCAGGGGGAAGTGAGGACCCGGTGAACGACCCGACACGGCGCCAGGCGGGCGAACTGGAAGGTGCGGTGCTGGCAGCACTCTGGGCCTCCCAACGCCCGCTAACCGCACCCGAGTTGCAGCGGGCCCTGCCCGCCGGCCTCGCCCGGACCACCGTCGCGACCATCCTCGCCCGCCTGCACGACAAGGGCACCGTCCGGCGCACCCGACAGGGGCGGGCCTTCGCCTACAGCCCGGTGGTCGAGGACCCGGCCGCCCTCTCCGCCCAACGGATGCACACCGAACTGGACCGCGGCGACGACCGCTCCGGCACCCTCGCACGGTTCATCTCCCGGCTGAGTTCCGACGACGAGGACCTCGTCCGCGCCCTGCTCGCGTCGTCCGCCGAGCCGAAGGAGCAGCGGTGA
- a CDS encoding phosphatase PAP2 family protein — MTPQHPNARPAALAIGLPLLLFAALTVVLAVHGWTPLPVESALHDWALTHRPRWAVTLVGVVTDLGIGIPPYLAAGTAGLLLASKCPRPRQRGTWIALACAPPTVLAVGQLVRNLLMKAFARPRPPVADWVAASPSGYSYPSGHAFTSAVAAGLLIWALLRGSRHSWRGPAVVALGAAAVAVGLSRVYLGVHWLLDITGAWALAAIWLALAVPLLGRLPFQAKPETTRHSTVGGVNRLG; from the coding sequence ATGACCCCGCAGCACCCGAACGCACGTCCCGCGGCCCTCGCCATCGGGCTGCCGCTCCTGCTGTTCGCCGCCCTCACCGTCGTGCTCGCCGTCCACGGCTGGACTCCCCTGCCCGTGGAGTCGGCGCTGCACGACTGGGCGCTGACCCACCGTCCCCGGTGGGCGGTCACTCTTGTCGGCGTCGTCACCGACCTGGGGATCGGGATCCCGCCCTACCTCGCGGCCGGTACCGCCGGACTGCTGCTGGCGAGCAAGTGCCCGCGTCCCAGGCAGCGAGGCACCTGGATCGCCCTGGCCTGCGCCCCGCCGACGGTGCTCGCCGTCGGCCAGCTGGTGCGCAACCTGTTGATGAAGGCCTTCGCGCGCCCCCGCCCGCCGGTGGCGGACTGGGTCGCGGCCTCGCCGAGCGGCTACTCCTACCCGTCCGGTCACGCCTTCACCTCCGCTGTCGCCGCCGGGCTGCTCATCTGGGCGCTCCTGCGAGGCAGCCGCCACTCGTGGCGCGGGCCGGCCGTTGTGGCACTGGGCGCGGCTGCCGTCGCCGTCGGACTGAGCCGCGTCTACCTCGGCGTGCACTGGCTGCTCGACATCACCGGCGCCTGGGCCCTGGCCGCGATCTGGCTGGCCCTGGCAGTCCCGTTGCTGGGCAGGCTGCCATTCCAGGCCAAGCCGGAAACCACACGGCACAGCACGGTCGGCGGCGTGAACAGGCTCGGGTGA
- a CDS encoding phosphatase PAP2 family protein, with amino-acid sequence MTGTVLALDGSRLDGSLYLDVTDLAHRAPAAVDDAVAAWSAYGLVVFAALMLAAWWRARRGPAPTMAVALTAPLIVVTAFAADSVLKSVLREPRPCQVLPAGATLEACPAAGDWSLPSNHTVIAFAATAVLWRCDRRLGAVAAVAAAAMGLSRVFVGVHYPHDVVAGAVVGLALGLLLARAAHQAGPAVTALRSGRLRNLVGT; translated from the coding sequence ATGACCGGCACGGTGCTCGCCTTGGACGGCTCCCGTCTCGACGGGTCCCTGTACCTGGACGTCACGGATCTCGCCCACCGGGCCCCGGCCGCCGTCGACGATGCGGTGGCCGCCTGGTCGGCGTACGGCCTTGTGGTGTTCGCCGCGCTGATGCTCGCCGCCTGGTGGCGAGCTCGTCGGGGCCCCGCGCCGACGATGGCTGTCGCGCTCACGGCGCCGCTCATCGTGGTGACGGCCTTCGCTGCCGACTCCGTCTTGAAGTCGGTGTTGCGCGAACCGAGGCCCTGTCAGGTCCTCCCGGCCGGAGCCACCCTTGAAGCCTGTCCGGCGGCCGGGGACTGGTCGCTGCCGAGCAACCACACGGTGATCGCCTTCGCCGCCACCGCAGTCCTGTGGCGGTGCGACCGGCGCCTCGGCGCGGTGGCCGCCGTGGCCGCCGCGGCGATGGGGCTCTCCCGGGTGTTCGTCGGCGTGCACTACCCTCACGACGTCGTCGCGGGGGCGGTGGTGGGTCTCGCCCTCGGTCTGCTGCTGGCCCGGGCGGCGCACCAGGCCGGTCCCGCTGTCACAGCCCTCCGGAGCGGCCGACTACGAAACCTGGTGGGAACATGA
- a CDS encoding DedA family protein, producing MAVNVLDAGSLLGAFGALGIAVVLFAETGLLIGFFLPGDSLLFTAGLLCVPGATGAVHLSLPQVLLAAVTGALVGAQTGFVIGRRGGRALLARSDNKRLHEGAQRAEELLDRYGHAKAIVLARFIPIVRTVLNPLAGALGVPTRTFAIWQTAGGLLWTVGLVLAGYALGSSVPSIDRYLLPMVAVIVAVSLTPLALELLRSRKSAKDRNR from the coding sequence ATGGCCGTGAACGTCCTGGACGCCGGCTCCCTCCTCGGGGCCTTCGGCGCCCTCGGCATCGCGGTCGTGCTGTTCGCCGAGACCGGTCTGCTCATCGGCTTCTTCCTGCCCGGCGACTCGCTGCTGTTCACCGCCGGACTCCTGTGCGTGCCCGGCGCCACCGGGGCGGTGCACCTGTCACTCCCCCAGGTCCTGCTCGCGGCCGTGACGGGCGCCCTCGTGGGCGCGCAGACCGGCTTCGTCATCGGCAGGCGCGGAGGCCGGGCGCTGCTCGCCCGATCCGACAACAAGCGGCTGCACGAGGGCGCGCAGCGCGCCGAGGAGCTGCTGGACCGCTACGGCCACGCCAAGGCCATCGTGCTCGCCAGGTTCATCCCCATCGTGCGCACTGTCCTGAACCCGCTGGCCGGAGCCCTCGGTGTTCCCACCCGCACCTTCGCGATCTGGCAGACAGCCGGTGGCCTGCTGTGGACGGTCGGGCTGGTGCTGGCCGGCTACGCACTGGGCTCCTCCGTCCCCAGCATCGACCGCTACCTGCTGCCGATGGTCGCCGTCATCGTGGCCGTCTCGCTGACGCCGCTCGCGCTGGAGCTTCTGCGTTCCCGCAAGTCCGCGAAGGACCGGAACCGATGA